Sequence from the Acidimicrobiales bacterium genome:
TTGGTGGGAAAGGAACATCACTTGGCCCCGACTAGCCATCGCAAACTTCTCGAGTGGGTGGAGGAGTTCGAAGCACTCGCCAAGCCCGACCGCATCCACTGGTGTGATGGGTCGCGCGAGGAGTACGAGCGACTCTGCGCGCTGCTCGTCGCGAACGGCACCTTCACCGAGCTCTCAGACGCCAAGCGGCCGCACAGCTACTGGGCGCACTCCGACGTCCGCGACGTCGCCCGCGTCGAGGCGCGCACCTTCATCTGCTCCGAGCGCGAGGTGGACGCCGGCCCGACCAACAACTGGGTCGCGCCGATCGAGATGCGCACGACCCTGGAGGAGCTCTTCGCCGGGTCGATGAAGGGGCGCACGATGTACGTCGTGCCCTTCTCGATGGGGCCGATCGGCTCCCCGATCGCGAAGCTCGGCGTGCAGCTCACCGACTCCCCCTACGTCGCGGCGAGCCTGCGGATCATGACGCGGATGGGCGACGCCGCCCTCGATGCGATCGGCGCCGACGGCGAGTTCGTCCGCTGCCTGCACTCGGTCGGCGCCCCCCTCGAGGCGGGCGCTGCCGACGTGCCCTGGCCCTGTGACCCGGAGCACATCTACATCTCGCACTTCCCCGACACGCGCGAGATCTGGTCCTACGGCTCTGGCTACGGCGGCAACGCCCTCCTCGGGAAGAAGTGTCTGGCGCTGCGCATCGCCTCCGCGATCGCCCGCGATGAGGGCTGGCTCGCGGAGCACATGCTGATCCTGAAGCTCACCTCCCCCGTCGGCGAGGTCCGCTACATCACCGGCGCCTTCCCGTCTGCCTGCGGCAAGACCAACCTCGCGATGCTCGTCCCGACGATGCCCGGCTGGAAGGTCGAGACGATCGGCGACGACATCTGCTGGATGAAGATCGCCCCCGACGGCACGCTGCGGGCGATCAATCCAGAGGCCGGCTTCTTCGGCGTGGCACCCGGCACCAACTCCGAGACGAACCCCAACGCCCTCCTCACGCTCGGGGCGAACACGATC
This genomic interval carries:
- a CDS encoding phosphoenolpyruvate carboxykinase (GTP) encodes the protein MGKEHHLAPTSHRKLLEWVEEFEALAKPDRIHWCDGSREEYERLCALLVANGTFTELSDAKRPHSYWAHSDVRDVARVEARTFICSEREVDAGPTNNWVAPIEMRTTLEELFAGSMKGRTMYVVPFSMGPIGSPIAKLGVQLTDSPYVAASLRIMTRMGDAALDAIGADGEFVRCLHSVGAPLEAGAADVPWPCDPEHIYISHFPDTREIWSYGSGYGGNALLGKKCLALRIASAIARDEGWLAEHMLILKLTSPVGEVRYITGAFPSACGKTNLAMLVPTMPGWKVETIGDDICWMKIAPDGTLRAINPEAGFFGVAPGTNSETNPNALLTLGANTIFTNTALTDDGDIWWEGLTKEAPAHLTNWKGEDWTPASGTPAAHPNSRFTVSASQDPAIAPEWDDPEGVPISAILFGGRRGSVVPLVHEAFDWQHGVFLGSIMASETTAAASGEVGKLRRDPFAMLPFCGYNMADYWSHWLEVGEKVDAEKLPRIFYVNWFRKSEDGRYLWPGFGDNSRVLEWIFDRCAGRAEAQKSAIGLLPAPGAINVEGLDVSSDDLTELLRVDVEQWLAELPAIGEYYDRFGERMPTQLRDELEELDDRLRAN